One stretch of Chitinophagales bacterium DNA includes these proteins:
- a CDS encoding YfhO family protein — MKEKAGIKQKVPISSERKTISPDIKIAVFNKILPHAAAVILFAIITCLYFSPMIFDNKVLFQSDIVQGKGMAKELSDYRAQMGKEALWTNSMFGGMPAYQITVFYKGNLLQYLDDLLYMGFPHPARLFFLAFLCFYFLMISVGITPWLSIAGAIGYTLSSYDLIIIAAGHNTKMHAIALLPLAVAGIIMLRNGRYVWGGIITAVALSLQIYANHLQITYYLMLLMIVYGIVELIYAIREKDFKRLLISAGVAAIAATFAVLTNLSMLWSTKDYVPSTIRGPSELSSNKQSTGGLDKDYAYQWSYGKMETFTLLIPNFFGGVSGSEASANSQWSKLINSANLPPDQRDSYLKHEPLYWGDQPFTGGPVYVGAIFCLLFILGLFLIRDRWRWWLLTVSVLAIMLSWGRNMMWFSDLFFYYFPGYNKFRVVAMILVLVQFTFPFMGIMVLWKIIRGDFTRQEVIQKLKWSFYIVGGLCLFFALFGTSFFSFTGNSDVRYQSQQEVINALISDRKDALRTDAFRSFVFVLLSASVIWLYVNDRIKKNIFMGGITLLIFIDLFTVGKRYLTADNFTNQNQYNEEFQPTAVDQFILKESSKDYRVLNLASDTWNDSHTSYFHKSVGGYHAAKLRRYQEIIEHQLDRKDLAAKKNLGPNISVLNMLNAKYIIVPSKDQGEQVQPNPGALDNAWFADSIKIVQDADEEMSALNDFNPATTAIIDKRYSSQLSGYNPVDDLTSSIVLEKYEPNDLIYKSTSSKDRVAVFSEIYYQPGWNAYLDGKKTDHFRCNYILRGMRIPGGSHTIEFKFEPASYYVGEKVAYASSVLVLLLLTGAGLREFLKYRTRNRNQT, encoded by the coding sequence ATGAAAGAGAAAGCCGGCATAAAGCAAAAAGTACCGATATCCTCGGAGAGAAAAACGATTTCGCCTGATATTAAGATCGCTGTTTTTAATAAGATTCTGCCGCATGCTGCGGCAGTAATCCTCTTCGCTATTATCACGTGCTTGTATTTTTCACCTATGATCTTTGACAATAAAGTCCTTTTTCAGAGTGATATAGTTCAGGGCAAAGGAATGGCAAAGGAGCTATCAGATTACCGTGCACAGATGGGTAAAGAAGCTTTATGGACGAATTCCATGTTTGGCGGGATGCCGGCTTACCAGATTACCGTGTTTTACAAAGGAAATCTTCTGCAATACCTTGATGATTTGCTATACATGGGTTTCCCTCATCCCGCCCGGTTATTTTTTCTTGCCTTTCTGTGTTTTTACTTCTTAATGATTTCTGTGGGCATAACACCATGGTTATCGATAGCCGGAGCTATTGGTTATACACTCTCCTCGTATGATTTAATTATTATAGCAGCCGGCCACAATACAAAAATGCATGCAATTGCTTTGCTGCCGCTAGCTGTTGCGGGAATCATTATGCTGCGAAATGGCAGATATGTTTGGGGTGGCATTATTACAGCCGTAGCCTTATCACTGCAGATTTATGCAAACCACCTTCAAATTACCTACTATCTTATGCTTCTCATGATTGTTTACGGGATCGTAGAGCTGATCTATGCAATCAGGGAAAAAGATTTTAAGAGGTTATTAATTTCTGCAGGTGTTGCTGCAATAGCAGCCACATTTGCAGTGCTCACCAATTTATCCATGTTATGGTCTACAAAGGATTATGTGCCTTCCACCATTCGTGGCCCATCCGAACTTTCTTCAAATAAGCAATCCACCGGCGGGCTGGATAAAGATTATGCATATCAGTGGAGCTATGGTAAAATGGAAACTTTTACATTGCTTATTCCAAACTTTTTTGGTGGCGTCTCAGGATCGGAAGCTTCAGCAAACTCTCAATGGAGCAAGCTTATAAATTCGGCAAACCTGCCGCCGGATCAAAGAGATTCCTATTTGAAACACGAACCGCTTTATTGGGGAGATCAACCATTTACAGGGGGACCAGTTTATGTGGGAGCAATTTTTTGTCTTCTGTTTATACTGGGTCTGTTTCTTATCAGAGACCGGTGGAGATGGTGGTTGCTCACTGTATCAGTTCTTGCTATTATGCTTTCGTGGGGACGAAATATGATGTGGTTTTCTGATTTATTTTTCTACTATTTCCCTGGCTACAATAAATTCAGAGTAGTTGCAATGATTTTAGTGCTGGTGCAGTTTACATTCCCTTTCATGGGAATTATGGTACTATGGAAAATTATTCGCGGAGATTTTACCAGGCAGGAGGTAATTCAAAAATTGAAATGGAGCTTTTATATTGTTGGTGGACTGTGTTTATTTTTTGCTTTGTTCGGAACCTCCTTTTTCAGCTTTACCGGCAATAGTGATGTCAGGTACCAGAGCCAGCAGGAAGTTATAAACGCTCTTATATCCGATCGGAAGGATGCGCTGCGGACTGATGCTTTCAGATCGTTTGTATTTGTCTTATTGTCTGCATCAGTTATCTGGTTGTATGTAAATGACCGTATTAAGAAGAATATCTTTATGGGCGGAATTACACTGCTTATTTTTATTGACCTTTTTACAGTAGGGAAAAGGTATTTGACTGCCGATAATTTCACAAATCAAAACCAGTATAATGAAGAATTTCAGCCCACTGCAGTAGATCAGTTTATACTGAAAGAAAGCTCAAAAGACTACAGAGTATTAAATCTCGCTTCTGACACCTGGAATGATTCGCACACTTCTTATTTTCATAAAAGTGTAGGAGGATATCATGCTGCCAAGCTCCGGCGCTATCAGGAAATTATAGAGCATCAGCTTGATCGTAAGGATTTGGCTGCGAAGAAAAACCTGGGACCTAACATTTCTGTTCTGAATATGCTGAATGCAAAATATATTATTGTTCCATCTAAAGATCAGGGTGAACAGGTTCAACCTAATCCGGGGGCCCTCGATAATGCCTGGTTTGCAGACAGCATTAAAATAGTACAGGATGCTGATGAGGAAATGAGTGCTTTAAATGATTTTAATCCTGCGACTACCGCAATTATTGATAAACGGTATTCTTCCCAGTTAAGCGGTTATAATCCTGTCGATGATTTAACCTCCTCCATAGTTTTAGAAAAGTACGAGCCCAATGATTTAATCTATAAATCCACTTCTTCAAAGGATCGTGTTGCTGTATTCTCCGAAATTTATTATCAGCCGGGATGGAATGCATATCTGGATGGAAAAAAGACAGATCATTTCCGGTGTAACTACATTTTGCGGGGAATGCGCATTCCAGGCGGAAGCCATACTATAGAATTTAAGTTTGAGCCTGCCTCTTATTATGTCGGGGAAAAAGTTGCCTATGCAAGTTCAGTTTTAGTTCTTTTACTTCTTACTGGAGCGGGATTGCGGGAATTTTTAAAATACAGAACCCGAAATAGGAATCAAACCTAA
- a CDS encoding NAD-dependent epimerase/dehydratase family protein produces the protein MNDTILVIGACGQIGSELTLALRKIYSNVIAADLKEPSVELKESGPFERLDVLSKSALYELIKKNKVSQIYHLAAILSATGEKNPEFAWRVNMKGLRQVLDACIDNAIKKLFWPSTIAVFGPTSPKINTPQWCVMEPNTIYGISKQAGERWCDYYFQKKKLDVRSVRYPGLISYKTAGGGGTTDYAIDIYFEAKKNKTFTCFLSEDTRLPMMYMPDAIRGTIEIMESPIEKIRLRSSYNIASISFTPKEQALSILNYMPDFNIEYAPDFRQNIAAGWPESIDDTEARKDWNWKPQFDLNEMTQDMLLNIQ, from the coding sequence ATGAATGATACAATATTGGTGATAGGTGCATGTGGTCAAATAGGATCAGAATTAACACTTGCCCTGAGAAAAATTTATTCTAATGTAATTGCTGCAGACCTTAAAGAGCCATCCGTAGAGTTAAAAGAGTCAGGCCCGTTTGAACGGCTGGATGTGTTGAGTAAATCAGCTTTATATGAATTGATTAAAAAAAATAAAGTGAGTCAGATCTATCATCTTGCGGCTATACTTTCAGCCACGGGAGAAAAAAATCCTGAATTTGCCTGGCGTGTAAATATGAAAGGCTTAAGGCAGGTCCTGGATGCCTGTATTGATAACGCCATAAAGAAATTATTCTGGCCCAGCACAATAGCTGTATTCGGCCCTACGTCTCCAAAAATTAACACGCCCCAATGGTGCGTAATGGAACCCAATACTATTTATGGTATCAGCAAGCAGGCAGGGGAAAGATGGTGTGATTATTATTTTCAGAAGAAAAAACTGGATGTACGCAGCGTTCGCTATCCGGGGCTTATCAGCTATAAAACTGCCGGAGGCGGAGGGACCACGGATTATGCCATTGATATATATTTTGAAGCAAAAAAAAATAAAACTTTTACTTGTTTCCTGTCAGAAGATACGCGCCTGCCAATGATGTACATGCCAGATGCTATTCGTGGCACCATTGAAATTATGGAATCACCAATCGAAAAAATCAGGTTACGCTCGTCCTATAATATTGCATCTATTTCATTCACTCCAAAAGAACAGGCATTGTCTATTCTTAATTACATGCCCGATTTCAACATTGAATATGCCCCTGACTTCCGGCAAAATATTGCAGCCGGCTGGCCTGAAAGCATAGATGACACTGAAGCCAGAAAAGACTGGAACTGGAAACCACAATTTGATCTGAATGAAATGACTCAGGATATGCTTCTCAATATTCAATAA
- a CDS encoding methyltransferase domain-containing protein: MIPQFLLDKINNGDKICIELGCGPNKKEGKIGIDKLALHGVDIVHDAENGLIFLPDSSIDEISSSHFLEHISNFEFLISEIHRVLKRDGLHIAVVPHFSNPYYYSDYTHKRFFGLYTFDYLADNDSALKRKVPGFYSADKFHIMERKLNFKSPFTIRHYFKQIVKKIVNLNNGIKEFYEENFCWLFPCAEIIFVMRPVK, encoded by the coding sequence ATGATTCCTCAATTTTTATTGGATAAAATAAATAACGGTGACAAAATATGCATTGAGCTAGGATGCGGACCTAATAAAAAAGAAGGAAAAATAGGCATAGATAAGTTAGCGCTACATGGAGTTGATATTGTGCATGATGCTGAGAATGGATTAATTTTTCTCCCTGATTCGTCTATAGATGAAATTAGTTCTTCCCATTTTCTGGAGCATATTTCAAATTTCGAATTTTTAATAAGTGAAATTCACCGGGTATTAAAACGGGATGGACTTCATATTGCAGTTGTTCCACATTTTTCCAATCCTTACTATTATTCAGATTATACTCATAAGCGTTTTTTTGGGTTATATACTTTTGATTATTTAGCAGATAATGACAGTGCTTTAAAACGGAAAGTACCTGGATTTTATTCAGCTGATAAATTCCATATAATGGAAAGAAAATTAAATTTTAAATCCCCATTTACCATCCGCCATTATTTCAAGCAGATAGTTAAAAAAATTGTAAATCTAAATAATGGTATAAAAGAATTTTATGAAGAAAACTTCTGCTGGTTGTTTCCCTGTGCAGAAATAATATTTGTGATGAGACCCGTAAAGTAA
- a CDS encoding glycosyltransferase family 4 protein: MRKVLIITYYWPPSGGAGVQRWLKFVKYLPSFGWQPVVYTVANGEYPVIDASLENEIPKDVEVIKKKIWEPYALYKFIYRKEKEDRITPNTGLSSGKSSKSQLAAAWIRGNLLIPDPRKFWIRPSVKFLTDYLKKNPVDAIITSSPPHSLQLIGLTLKKKTGLPWIVDFRDPWSSYYFLLNLQLNKRVMDKHRALEKKVLDTADRVIVVSPSMKENMEKIVPGKISVITNGYDEEDFLGIAEERTGNKFSMVYTGTFLPTQNPNILWEALAELTTEFPKLKDDLEIKLVGIIDPLILSDITKHQLDRFLVLQNYVPHNEVIKIQKAASVLLLSVNNTPTAREIITGKLFEYLGSGRPILCFAPKDGDAGKIVLDAKAGVVNDYYNKEALKQQLVHLYAKYRAGTLSIQSSGIEKYSRRKLTEELSILLRETTTSGN; the protein is encoded by the coding sequence ATGAGAAAAGTATTAATCATCACCTATTACTGGCCTCCTAGTGGCGGCGCGGGAGTGCAGCGGTGGTTGAAATTTGTAAAATACCTGCCTTCATTCGGATGGCAGCCTGTTGTTTATACAGTTGCGAATGGTGAATACCCGGTAATCGATGCTTCACTTGAAAATGAAATCCCAAAAGATGTAGAAGTAATAAAGAAAAAAATTTGGGAACCCTATGCTCTTTACAAATTTATTTACAGGAAAGAAAAGGAAGACCGGATTACTCCAAATACTGGTTTGTCTTCAGGTAAAAGTTCAAAGTCACAGCTGGCAGCGGCGTGGATCAGGGGAAATTTATTAATACCTGATCCACGTAAGTTCTGGATCAGGCCCTCAGTGAAGTTTTTAACAGACTATTTAAAAAAAAATCCGGTTGATGCCATAATTACCAGCTCTCCTCCACATAGCTTACAATTGATCGGACTAACCTTGAAAAAAAAAACCGGGTTGCCCTGGATTGTTGATTTCAGGGACCCGTGGAGCTCGTATTATTTTCTCCTAAACCTGCAACTTAATAAAAGGGTGATGGATAAACATCGCGCTCTGGAAAAAAAAGTGTTGGATACGGCGGACCGTGTTATAGTAGTTTCTCCTTCCATGAAAGAAAATATGGAGAAAATTGTACCTGGAAAAATTTCGGTTATCACCAATGGATATGATGAAGAAGATTTCTTGGGAATAGCAGAGGAAAGGACTGGTAATAAATTTTCAATGGTATATACCGGAACATTTCTTCCTACTCAAAATCCAAATATTTTATGGGAGGCTTTAGCCGAGCTGACAACTGAATTCCCCAAATTAAAAGATGACCTGGAGATAAAGCTGGTGGGCATTATTGATCCACTCATTCTTTCAGACATCACAAAACACCAGCTGGATCGATTTCTTGTATTACAAAATTATGTACCGCATAATGAAGTAATCAAGATTCAGAAAGCAGCATCCGTATTATTGCTCTCTGTAAATAATACACCAACTGCCAGAGAAATTATTACAGGCAAGCTCTTTGAATACCTCGGTTCCGGACGACCTATTTTATGCTTTGCCCCTAAGGATGGTGATGCAGGAAAAATAGTTCTCGATGCCAAAGCCGGTGTAGTAAATGATTACTATAACAAGGAAGCCCTGAAACAACAATTGGTTCATCTGTATGCTAAATACCGTGCTGGAACTTTATCAATTCAAAGTTCTGGTATAGAAAAATATTCCAGGAGAAAACTAACAGAAGAATTAAGTATTCTGCTCCGGGAAACAACAACCTCAGGAAATTAA
- a CDS encoding carboxy terminal-processing peptidase produces MEKPAADNRQLISLIMNGFNAVHYAPQPVNDAFSGKIFYEFIKRIDYNKKIFTQKDIDQLSKYKTSIDDELNDSSYEFFDAVMNLYRNRIDMAYRYSKLSIESPFTFSDDESIETNSDKLSFAPDSNKLKDEWRKYMKLQVLQQLNDKLVSQQKAMEKSDTVKAKSFDLLEEASRAMVKKNNEEFFSRVHELEDNDFMAVYLNCIANIEDPHTEYFPPIQKQNFDIQISGQLEGIGAQLQQRDGEIKITSIVPGSASWRQGQLKANDVILKVGQGNAEPVSVEGMRLDKAIQLIRGKKGTEVRLTVKKPDGNQLTIPIIRDIVVIAATYAQSVIINSASQKIGYIKLPEFYAPVDRKGGRSSSDDVKKELQKLIAADVSGIILDLRDNGGGALVEAVKIGGLFISSGPIVQVRQREGKPNVMSDTDPAVVYSGPLTVMVNENSASASEIVAAALQDYHRAVIIGSDNTYGKGTVQNLFDLDNLVSRQQNSLPELGTLKITIQKFYRINGGATQLKGVVPDIILPDPYAEIPNGEKEDKYAIKWDEVTPARYEPWNATYSLEILKSQSEKRLAANPSFQLIKEEADDFKEQSEHTSYSLNYKKFTQQQAELDLKQKKYDAINADSELLKVMNLDVDLSRVNADSVTAASNTQFIKNLKKDVYLNEATQVVLNMKQE; encoded by the coding sequence ATGGAAAAACCGGCAGCGGATAACCGCCAGCTGATCAGCCTTATCATGAATGGATTTAATGCGGTTCATTATGCCCCCCAACCGGTTAATGATGCATTTTCCGGGAAAATCTTTTATGAGTTTATTAAGAGGATTGATTACAATAAAAAAATCTTCACCCAAAAAGATATTGATCAGTTAAGTAAATACAAGACTTCTATTGATGATGAACTAAATGACAGTTCGTATGAATTTTTTGACGCTGTAATGAATCTCTATAGAAATCGTATTGATATGGCATATCGTTACAGCAAGCTGTCCATTGAATCACCTTTTACCTTCAGTGATGATGAAAGCATTGAGACGAATAGTGATAAGCTTTCTTTTGCCCCCGATTCTAATAAATTAAAAGATGAATGGAGAAAATATATGAAGCTGCAAGTGCTTCAGCAATTGAACGATAAATTGGTATCGCAGCAAAAGGCGATGGAAAAATCTGATACTGTAAAAGCAAAATCATTCGATCTGCTGGAAGAAGCATCGAGGGCTATGGTCAAAAAAAACAATGAAGAATTTTTCAGCAGGGTGCATGAATTAGAAGATAACGACTTTATGGCGGTATATCTTAACTGTATAGCAAATATTGAAGATCCGCATACAGAGTATTTTCCCCCGATTCAAAAACAAAATTTTGATATCCAGATTTCAGGTCAGTTAGAAGGTATTGGAGCTCAGCTTCAGCAGCGGGATGGTGAAATTAAGATAACAAGCATCGTTCCCGGAAGCGCGTCCTGGCGTCAGGGTCAGTTAAAAGCCAATGATGTAATACTAAAAGTTGGCCAGGGCAATGCGGAGCCTGTTAGTGTGGAGGGAATGCGTTTGGATAAAGCCATTCAGCTCATACGCGGTAAAAAAGGAACAGAAGTACGGCTCACGGTTAAAAAACCAGACGGAAACCAGCTTACAATTCCCATTATCAGAGATATTGTAGTGATTGCTGCTACCTATGCTCAATCCGTAATTATAAATTCTGCATCCCAAAAAATTGGTTACATCAAGCTACCTGAGTTTTATGCACCTGTTGATAGAAAAGGCGGCAGAAGCAGTTCGGATGATGTTAAAAAAGAATTGCAAAAATTAATAGCTGCAGATGTATCAGGAATTATTCTTGACCTGCGTGACAATGGAGGGGGTGCCCTGGTTGAAGCGGTAAAGATTGGAGGCCTCTTTATCAGCAGTGGCCCTATTGTTCAGGTACGCCAGCGTGAAGGAAAACCGAATGTGATGTCCGATACTGATCCCGCTGTAGTCTATAGCGGGCCTTTAACGGTTATGGTAAATGAGAATAGCGCTTCTGCGTCTGAAATTGTCGCAGCGGCTCTTCAGGATTACCATCGCGCAGTAATAATAGGAAGTGACAACACATACGGAAAAGGAACGGTGCAAAATCTTTTCGACCTTGATAATCTTGTTTCACGCCAGCAGAACAGTTTGCCCGAACTCGGCACTTTAAAAATTACCATTCAGAAATTTTACCGTATTAATGGAGGGGCTACACAGCTGAAAGGAGTGGTTCCTGATATTATTCTTCCTGATCCGTATGCTGAAATTCCCAATGGTGAAAAGGAAGATAAATATGCTATAAAGTGGGACGAGGTTACACCTGCCAGGTATGAGCCATGGAATGCCACATATAGTCTTGAGATTCTGAAATCTCAAAGTGAGAAACGTCTTGCTGCTAATCCTTCGTTTCAATTAATTAAAGAAGAAGCAGATGATTTCAAGGAACAAAGCGAGCATACCAGTTATTCACTGAATTATAAAAAATTCACCCAGCAACAAGCGGAACTTGACCTGAAACAAAAAAAATACGACGCGATCAACGCCGATAGTGAACTGCTGAAAGTTATGAATCTGGACGTGGACCTTTCAAGGGTAAATGCAGATTCAGTTACAGCAGCCAGCAATACACAATTTATAAAGAACCTAAAGAAAGATGTTTATTTAAATGAAGCTACCCAGGTTGTATTGAATATGAAACAGGAATAA
- a CDS encoding glycosyltransferase — protein sequence MKVLFLTAWYPSTQNSSAGLFVKEHVKAIKFSGVDITVLFINVSESHRLYEHYTETFIDENGVLTIQINILSRYWKKVYAITPFLFRLAKKEIKKLEKEKIIFNFLHSNVISPCGIIGYWLSKELEIPHIITEHWTKVDRFFTKNIFLASGLRAYNTAKAVTVVSGYLKRNLIKYISDGSKVHTIPNVIDESIYYYKPKPNDHLKVTFSAIANWAGNKIPSLFIDALEKVQQITERQIVLNIAGTGNKLTEALNKRNLAISVNRLGILSKDEVGDLLRASDFFVHATLFETFSVVVAEALSTGTPVIASNVEPIPDLLQNKQLGYLCENNLEDWINKINKAITTNYNHEYIAGFHKNRFSLKKVGAQFKQLYD from the coding sequence TTGAAAGTTCTCTTTCTTACTGCCTGGTATCCATCAACGCAAAATTCATCTGCCGGTCTTTTCGTCAAAGAGCATGTAAAAGCAATTAAATTTTCAGGCGTAGATATTACAGTCCTATTTATTAATGTAAGTGAAAGCCACCGGCTTTATGAACATTATACGGAAACCTTTATAGATGAAAACGGAGTATTAACAATACAAATAAATATTCTTTCACGCTATTGGAAAAAAGTATATGCCATAACGCCATTCCTGTTCAGGCTGGCAAAAAAGGAAATTAAAAAACTTGAAAAAGAAAAAATCATTTTTAATTTCCTGCATTCAAATGTTATAAGCCCGTGTGGCATAATAGGATACTGGCTTTCAAAGGAATTGGAAATTCCACATATAATAACAGAACACTGGACAAAAGTGGATCGGTTTTTTACCAAAAATATATTTTTAGCAAGTGGATTACGTGCCTACAATACTGCAAAAGCTGTAACGGTTGTTTCCGGATATCTTAAACGCAACCTTATAAAATATATATCAGATGGAAGCAAAGTGCACACTATTCCAAATGTTATTGATGAATCTATTTATTACTACAAACCAAAGCCAAACGACCATTTAAAAGTTACATTTTCGGCAATAGCTAACTGGGCAGGAAATAAAATACCCTCTCTTTTTATAGATGCATTAGAAAAGGTTCAGCAGATAACAGAAAGGCAAATAGTCTTAAATATTGCCGGTACCGGGAATAAGCTGACCGAAGCACTTAACAAAAGAAATCTTGCCATTTCTGTTAACAGGCTTGGAATCCTCTCAAAAGATGAAGTGGGCGATCTGTTGAGAGCTTCCGACTTTTTTGTTCACGCTACCTTATTTGAAACATTTTCGGTGGTAGTTGCAGAAGCGCTGTCAACTGGTACTCCTGTAATAGCGTCAAACGTTGAACCGATTCCTGATCTGCTTCAAAACAAGCAGTTAGGTTATCTCTGTGAAAACAACCTTGAAGATTGGATCAATAAAATAAATAAAGCAATTACTACAAATTACAATCACGAGTACATTGCCGGTTTTCATAAAAATCGTTTTTCCCTTAAAAAAGTAGGAGCTCAGTTTAAACAATTATATGATTGA
- a CDS encoding glycosyltransferase gives MEGPLVSIITPTYNHARFLDACIQSALNQTYLNWEMIIVNDGSTDNTEHIAKAYTTKDSRIKLFTQKNKGAFKLVETYNFALDNTNGKYIAILEGDDLWESQKLELQIKALETDENIVLTWGRAKVIDADQTKIDSVEPDMHETQSILFDNTPAGNLLKVLYFRNCIPALTIVIRKFILLQIGGFKSGKNLPLIDYPTILELSLKGKFYFDEAVLGAWRTYGNQVTKKFTVEIFKGLAACAIDHYKKNKNNDIVSQIDFNSIERSWDNLILIAYARSGRYKLLRKDFSGARKDYLKSILAPGLTNVIWRARSAVGFVFSLFRLNVEGFAKILGKKSYKI, from the coding sequence ATGGAGGGCCCTTTAGTTTCTATTATAACACCTACGTATAACCATGCACGTTTCCTGGATGCCTGTATTCAATCTGCCTTAAATCAGACTTATTTAAATTGGGAGATGATCATCGTAAATGATGGAAGCACCGATAATACAGAACATATTGCAAAAGCATATACCACTAAGGATTCCCGAATCAAACTCTTCACGCAAAAAAATAAAGGTGCATTTAAGCTGGTAGAAACCTACAATTTCGCCTTAGATAATACAAATGGAAAATACATAGCAATCCTGGAAGGTGATGATCTGTGGGAATCCCAAAAACTCGAGCTCCAGATTAAGGCTTTGGAAACCGATGAAAATATAGTACTTACCTGGGGACGTGCAAAAGTTATTGATGCCGACCAGACAAAAATAGATTCTGTAGAGCCGGATATGCACGAAACTCAGAGTATCCTTTTCGATAATACTCCTGCAGGAAACTTACTTAAGGTACTTTACTTCAGGAATTGTATTCCTGCCCTTACTATTGTGATCCGTAAATTCATATTATTGCAAATTGGGGGTTTTAAGAGCGGGAAGAACCTGCCGCTGATCGATTATCCGACTATTCTTGAGTTAAGCTTGAAGGGTAAATTTTACTTTGATGAAGCCGTTTTAGGTGCCTGGAGAACCTACGGGAACCAGGTTACCAAAAAATTCACCGTAGAAATTTTTAAAGGCCTTGCAGCATGCGCTATTGATCATTATAAAAAAAATAAAAATAATGACATCGTAAGTCAAATTGATTTCAATTCCATAGAGAGGTCTTGGGATAACCTGATTTTAATTGCATATGCCCGATCGGGGCGATATAAATTATTAAGAAAAGATTTTTCCGGTGCGCGCAAAGATTATCTGAAATCCATTCTTGCACCAGGTTTAACTAATGTCATCTGGCGGGCACGCTCCGCTGTTGGCTTTGTCTTTAGCTTGTTCCGGCTTAATGTGGAGGGTTTTGCAAAAATCCTTGGAAAGAAATCCTATAAAATATAA